The Candidatus Poribacteria bacterium genome includes a region encoding these proteins:
- the cas1 gene encoding CRISPR-associated endonuclease Cas1 — protein sequence MSKTYIPLSQINTYVFCPRRFYYESIEGHQVVNDHVEEGKIKHENVHTAVTDRKKRDKTISRRQYLASDTLGVSGYTDLVEEKNGIPYPVEFKKAGMGNWLNDQVQLCLQGLLLEEKTGISIPHGYVFYIGSKRRRKVPFDKELRETTLRYVAEARALLESRKIPKPVHDNRCNGCSVRPICLPDEVAYLHELDDRPKRIKPALGIDNVLYVDEQGCAIKKTGERILVVRENEILRDVPLIHLGQVVISGNVNLTTPAMQTLLHAGIPVVFLSAYGRYHGALTPQVSRNSLLRSAQHKVANNPDACLELSKAFVEGKMANMRTMLQRRKWQARDNKNLVLEPLLANIKAMQAMEKRISKATELPELLGIEGNASAAYFGAFNFMLKSEMGFDFQRRSRRPPADATNALLSFAYSLLTADLMSAIQTVGLDPYIGFFHQLKYGKPCLALDVMEEFRPIIADSVVVTLINNRRIKPTDFTQSHGGWYLKDRCRKVFYAAYETRKNETITHPMFKYKLTFRRAMELQVRLLAKYLTGEIDRYTPLKIR from the coding sequence ATGTCTAAGACTTATATTCCACTCTCACAAATCAATACTTACGTCTTCTGTCCCCGGCGGTTCTACTACGAATCTATTGAGGGACATCAGGTCGTCAACGACCACGTCGAAGAAGGCAAAATCAAGCATGAAAACGTCCATACAGCCGTAACAGATCGGAAAAAGCGGGACAAGACGATCTCTCGACGACAGTATCTCGCGTCGGACACTTTGGGAGTCTCTGGATATACCGACCTCGTTGAAGAGAAAAACGGTATCCCGTATCCCGTTGAATTCAAGAAGGCAGGGATGGGGAACTGGCTGAACGATCAGGTTCAACTCTGTTTGCAAGGGCTGTTGCTGGAGGAGAAAACAGGGATTTCTATCCCACACGGTTACGTCTTCTACATCGGTTCTAAGCGACGGCGGAAGGTTCCATTTGACAAAGAACTCCGCGAGACGACACTCCGCTATGTGGCGGAGGCACGCGCACTCCTCGAATCCCGAAAAATTCCCAAACCGGTTCACGATAACCGCTGTAACGGCTGTAGCGTCCGTCCGATCTGTCTACCTGACGAGGTCGCTTACCTGCACGAATTGGACGACCGCCCCAAACGTATCAAGCCCGCGCTCGGTATTGATAATGTCCTATACGTCGATGAACAAGGATGTGCGATCAAAAAGACAGGCGAACGTATCCTGGTCGTGAGAGAGAACGAAATTCTCCGTGATGTTCCGTTGATTCATCTCGGACAAGTTGTCATCTCAGGCAACGTTAACCTGACGACACCCGCGATGCAGACGCTCTTGCATGCGGGAATCCCGGTTGTCTTTCTTTCTGCTTATGGACGCTACCATGGTGCCTTGACCCCGCAAGTATCCCGAAATTCGCTCTTACGGTCTGCACAACATAAGGTCGCAAATAATCCAGATGCGTGCCTTGAGTTATCGAAAGCATTTGTAGAAGGAAAAATGGCGAACATGCGGACGATGCTTCAACGTCGGAAATGGCAAGCACGAGATAACAAAAATCTCGTATTAGAGCCTTTATTAGCTAACATTAAAGCGATGCAAGCCATGGAAAAACGTATCTCTAAAGCGACAGAGCTGCCAGAATTGCTGGGCATAGAAGGCAACGCCTCCGCCGCATATTTCGGTGCATTCAACTTTATGCTCAAATCGGAGATGGGTTTTGATTTCCAACGACGAAGTCGCCGTCCCCCCGCGGACGCAACAAACGCGCTGTTGAGTTTCGCCTATTCATTGCTGACAGCAGATCTTATGTCCGCAATTCAGACAGTCGGGTTAGATCCTTACATCGGTTTCTTTCATCAGCTCAAATATGGTAAACCCTGCCTTGCCCTTGATGTGATGGAGGAATTCCGTCCCATTATTGCGGATTCCGTTGTGGTTACTCTCATCAACAACCGACGCATTAAACCCACGGATTTCACGCAATCCCACGGCGGATGGTATCTCAAGGACAGGTGTCGGAAAGTGTTCTACGCCGCTTATGAGACGCGAAAGAATGAGACAATTACGCACCCTATGTTTAAATATAAATTGACCTTTCGGCGTGCCATGGAACTGCAGGTGCGTCTTTTAGCGAAATATCTAACGGGTGAGATTGATCGGTATACACCATTGAAGATTCGCTAA
- the cas6 gene encoding CRISPR-associated endoribonuclease Cas6, with product MPISTLISLIPETDVTLRPTMGHHAHAAFLSILKESNPEVAKAVHAPAAQKPFTVSPLIAKAKNRNNRLYINAGTECKLRLTFLDDELFTHFGKAFLTLAMPPIRLGEAVFQVRQMVSHATEERSWSKSETYAELIQSAKMDTKMSLRFYSPTAFRGMTPRGQKTRKEANLDLIRCYQSWVNKWNAFSPIKLDRDEILTFVREYIQLTSVATETKNLNFGRHTEFGWVGTCAFIFYPEPSLDENLLRAANCLANFAFYCGTGYKTTMGMGQTRRID from the coding sequence ATGCCCATCAGCACACTCATCTCACTCATACCCGAAACCGATGTAACACTCCGACCCACCATGGGACACCACGCCCACGCTGCGTTCCTTTCTATCCTTAAGGAAAGCAACCCAGAGGTCGCAAAAGCCGTTCACGCGCCGGCGGCACAGAAACCCTTTACCGTTTCCCCGCTCATCGCGAAGGCTAAAAATCGTAATAACCGACTCTATATCAACGCAGGCACCGAGTGTAAACTCCGGCTCACGTTCCTTGATGATGAACTCTTTACACATTTCGGGAAAGCCTTCTTGACACTCGCAATGCCTCCGATCCGTTTGGGAGAGGCAGTCTTTCAGGTGAGACAGATGGTCTCGCACGCCACGGAGGAGCGGAGTTGGAGCAAAAGCGAAACCTACGCCGAACTCATCCAATCCGCAAAGATGGATACGAAAATGTCGCTCCGCTTCTACTCACCAACCGCCTTCCGCGGGATGACACCCCGCGGACAAAAGACCCGTAAAGAAGCAAACCTCGATCTCATCCGATGCTATCAGAGTTGGGTGAACAAGTGGAATGCCTTCTCGCCCATAAAACTCGACAGAGACGAAATCCTCACGTTCGTCCGAGAATATATTCAGTTGACGAGCGTCGCGACAGAGACGAAGAACCTCAACTTCGGAAGACATACCGAATTCGGATGGGTCGGCACATGTGCTTTTATTTTTTACCCCGAGCCTTCATTGGATGAGAACTTGCTCCGTGCAGCGAACTGTTTGGCAAACTTCGCTTTCTACTGCGGCACAGGCTACAAAACTACTATGGGAATGGGACAAACGCGCCGGATAGACTGA